A region of the Burkholderia pyrrocinia genome:
GGTTCCCCGAGATCGCGTTCAACCTGTTCCCGGGCATGGGCGGCTATTCGCTCGTCGCGCGCAAGGCGCACCGCGGCCTCGCGGAATCGCTGATCTCGACCGGCGAAGCGCATGCGGCCGAGTGGTACGAGGACTGCGGGCTGATCGACCAGACGTTCGACGCCGGTGACGCGTATCTCGCGACGCGCACCTTCATCGACGTGACGAAGCCGAAGCTGAACGGCGTGCGCGCGATGCTGCGCGCACGCGAGCGCGTGTTCCAGTTGTCGCGCTCGGAGCTGATGGACATCACGGAAGCGTGGGTGCATGCGGCGTTCACGATCGAGCCGAAGGACCTCGCGTACATGGAACGCCTGGTGATGCTGCAGAACCGGCGCGTGTCGAAGCTGCGCACGGTGTAATGCGGCGGGCGCCGCCGGTTGCCGGCGGCGCCCCATGCAGGAACGAGGCTCAGGCGATCAGCCTGAGCTTTCTCGTCTCCGCGAGCCACGCCTCGAATGCCTGCGCCGGCATCGGGCGTGCGTAGTAGTAGCCCTGCGCGTGGTCGACGTCGAGCTGCTTGAGGAAGTCGGCTTCCGCATGTGTCTCGACGCCTTCGGCGACCACCGCGAAATTCAGCGCCTTCGCGAGCGACACGACCGAGCGCACCAGCGCCTGCGAGCGCGGATTGCGGTCGATGCCCGTGATGAAGGTGCGGTCGAGCTTGATCGCGTCGAGCGGCAGGCGCGACAACTGCGACAGCGACGAGTAGCCGGTGCCGAAATCGTCGAGATGGATCTGCGCGCCGAGCTGGCGAAACTGCCGCATCAGCCCGTTGGCGGAATCCTCGTCCTCGATGAAGCAGCTCTCGGTCAGCTCGATGTCGAGCAGGCAGGGCTTGAGCCCCGCGCCGTCGAGAATCGACGCGAACTGGTGCACGATGTTCATGTCCTGCAACTGCCGCGCGGACAGGTTCACCGCGATCCGGATGGCGAGCCCCTTCGCCTTCCACGCGGCGGCCTGCGCGGCCGCGGTGCGCATCACCCAGCGCCCGAGCGGCGCGATCAGGCCCGACTCCTCCGCGAAACGAATGAACTCGACCGGCGCGACGAGCCCGCGATCGGGCGACTGCCAGCGGATCAGCGCCTCGACGCCGTGCACGTCGCCGGTCGCGATATCGACGACCGGCTGGTAGTGCAGCACGAACTGCTCTTCCTCGAGCGCCTTGCGCAGGTTCGTGTCGAGCCACATGTACTTCGCGACCTTCTGGTTCATCTCCAGCGAGAACACGCGGTACGTATGCTTGCCTTCTTCCTTCGCGACATACATCGCGGTGTCGGCGCTGCGAATCAGCGTCTCGAGAGAATCGCCGTGCTGCGGATGCATCGCGATGCCGATCGAGCAACTCGTGTAGACCTCCATCAGCCCGAGGTGGATCGGCGTGCGCAGCCGTTCGAGGATGATCTGCGCGGTCGCTTCGAGCAGCGGCCGCGTGCCGTGCTCGAACAGCACGAGGAATTCGTCACCGCCGAGCCGCGCGAGCGTCGCGCCGGACGGCAGGCAGCCGCTGATGATCGTGGACACGTCCTGCAGCAGGCGGTCACCGGTGATGTGGCCGTAGTGATCGTTGACGCGCTTGAAGTTGTCGAGATCGAGGAACAGGATGCCGACCTGGCCGCGCGACACGGCGCTGTCGTCGGCGATCGCCGCATGGATGCGCTCGCTGATCGCATGGCGGTTCGGCAGCCCGGTGAGCACGTCGGTGTTCGCGAGTTCGGTGAGCCGATGCTGCGCGTTGCGCTCCTCGGTGATGTCGATGCCCGAGCAGATCAGGAACTGCTCTTCCACGCCGCTGCCGCTCTGCACGAACTTGTTGCGGAACTGGAACAGGCGCGGCCCGTTGACCGTATTGATGTAGCGCTCGACCGCGAACGAGTGGTTGCTCGCGAAAAAGCCGGTGATGTTGCTGCGCGACTGCGCGCCCTGCTCGGGGCTCATGAACAGCTCGAACGCGCTGCGGCCGATCACGTCGACTTCGCGCTTGCCCGTCACTTCCTCGCACAGGCGGTTGAAGCGCTGCACCATCCCGTTGCGGTCGAGAATCACGACGAGCGAATTCACTTCGGACACGACCTGCTCGGCGAACTCGAGCCCGTGCGCGAGATCGCCCGCGACGGACACGGCATCGGAATAGGCGCAGGCCGTGCCGGCCCAGTCGGTCGTGTCGACCTTCCTGCCGACGAGATGGAGGCTGACCGGCTCGCCGAACAGCGCGATGTCGAGCACGAGGTGCGACGTGACGCCCGTCAGCGCACGGATGCGCGCGGCCTGCTCGACCGTCAGCGCAACGGCGACGTTGGTCAGGCCGCGGACGGCGGCCAGTTCGAGCGCATTGCTGTCGCTGCCGAGACGCCAGCAGGGGCTGCGCGTACCGACATGCGCCTCGAGCACCGCGCTATCGTTTTCGTCATCCATGGACACGCCCCGATCCAGAAAAAAACGCACAGTGTAGACGGAGGCGAACTGGCCGACTGCCCTCCCGGGCCGCGCAGCGCGCGTTCCCGGCAAGGCAGCCGTGATTGCCGTGACAACGGCCCACGTCCCGTACTTGGTTCCAACCAATGCGACCGGCGTTCGCGCGTAATGCGCGCAGGTTTTGCCTAACGAATGATGAGAGCCATCTTATCAAATGACGATGAGGATTGGCACTCACATTTAGTGAAGAGTGTCAAGGAATCGGGACTCGATTGGCAAGCCGGATTTTTCATGATTGGCGGCATGCTCAAGCGCTGGTGAGGCGGTGCGAAATGGGGCTGGCGAGATGGGCGGAGCGCCTTGCTCCCAAAGGGTTCGCGGGAAATTCATAAATGTGGGGACTGATGGCCGTCGGGACCGCCACGGCAGAGCCGGATCGCGTTCCTGCGACACGAAATCCGGCCAATTTGATTCCGTTCTTGCGTGAATGCGCCGCTTTATTCCACAGTCGGTTGCAATATCGGGCCGACTGCCGAAGCGGCGTGTTTTACCGGATCCTGCTGCCCCGAAGCGGCGTGTTTTACCGGGTCCTGCTGCCGGCGCGGGTGGAACCGGTACGGCGCGCCGTTGCGGCCGGCGCGCGAGACGCGCGGCGGGCGTTCGCCGCCCCGCACGAACGCCCGCCGTCAACGCTGCCGCGCGTGCCGCGGCTCAGCCCGCCGCGCCGTATCCGCCGCCGCCCGGCGTTTCGACGACGAACACGTCGCCCGGCGCCATCTGCGCGCGGCCGATATGGTCGAGCGCCTCGACCGTGCCGTCCGCGCGCTCGATCGTGTTGCGGCCGAGCGCGCCGGCTGCGCCGCCCGCCGCGCCGAACGGCGCATGGATCCGGTTGTTCGACAGGATCGACGCGGTCATCGGTTCGAGGAAGCGGATCCGCCGCACCGCGCCGTCGCCGCCGCGCCAGCGCCCGCCGCCGCCCGAGCCGGCGCGGATCCGGTGCGAATCGAGCCGCACCGGGTAGCGCCATTCGAGCACTTCCGGATCGGTCAGCCGCGAGTTCGTCATGTGCGTCTGCACCGCGCCGACACCCGCGAAGCCGTCGCCCGCGCCGCTGCCGCCCGCGATCGTCTCGTAGTACTGGTATTGATCGTTGCCGAATGTGAAATTATTCATCGTGCCCTGGCTCGACGCGACGCAGCCGAGTGCGCCATACAGCGCGTTGGTGATCGCCGACGACGTCTCGACGTTGCCCGACACGACCGCGGCCGGATACTCGGGGTTCAGCATCGAGCGCGCGGGCACGATCACCGTCAGCGGCTTCAGGCAGCCGGCGTTCAGCGGGATGTCGTCGCCGACCAGCGTGCGGAACACGTACAGCACCGCGGCCATGCACACGGCCTTCGGCGCATTGAAGTTGTTGTCGAGCTGCGCGGACGTGCCGGTGAAATCGATCTCCGCGCGCCGTGCCGCGCGATCGACGCGGATCGCGACGCGAAGCTCCGCGCCGTTGTCGAGCGGATAGCGGTACGCGCCGTCCTGCAGCGCGCCGATCACGCGCCGCACGGCTTCTTCCGCGTTGTCCTGCACATGCCCCATGAACGCGAGCACGACGTCGCGGCCGAACTGCGCGACCATCCGGCGCAACTCGTCGACGCCCTTCTGGTTCGCGGCGACCTGCGCGCGCAGGTCGGCCATGTTCTGCTCGACGTTGCGCGCCGGATAGCGGCCCGACGCGAGCAGCGCGCGCGTATCGGCATCGCGCAGCACACCGGCCGACACGAGCTGCCAGTTGTCGATCAGCACGCCCTCCTCGTCGATATGCGTCGAATCGGGCGGCATCGAGCCCGGCGTCGTGCCGCCGATATCCGCGTGGTGGCCGCGCGAGCCGACGTAGAACAGCGGCGTGTCCGCGCCGTCCGCGAACACCGGCGTGATGACCGTCACGTCCGGCAGGTGCGTGCCGCCGTGATACGGGTCGTTCAGCATGAACACGTCGCCGTCGCGCATGCGGCCGCGGTTGCGCTCGATCACCGTGCGGATGCTCTCTCCCATCGAGCCGAGGTGCACGGGCATGTGCGGCGCGTTCGCGATCAGGTTGCCGTCGCCGTCGAAGATCGCGCACGAGAAGTCGAGCCGCTCCTTGATGTTCACCGAATACGCGGTGTTCTGCAGCCGCAGCCCCATCTGCTCGGCGATCGACATGAACAGGTTGTTGAAGATCTCGAGCCGCACCGGATCGGCATCGGTGCCGAGCGAGCGACGCGTCGGCAGCGGCGTCGTGCGCGTCAGCACGAGGTTGCCCTGCGCGGTCATCCGTGCGCGCCAGCCGGGCTCGACGACGGTCGTGCCGTTTTTCTCCGCCACGATCGCCGGGCCGTCGATCGCGTCGCCGGCGAGCAGCGTGTCGCGCACGTAGAGCGCCGCGTCGTGCCACCGGCCGCCGGAATAAAAGCGCACGGCGGAATCGGCGCGCGGTGCAGCGGCGGCGCCGTCCCCGCGCGGCGCGAGCGGCGCGATTTCCACCGGCGCGTCGGAGCGGCCGATCGCCTCGACCGACGCCAGTTCGGCCACGAGCGGCGTACCGGGCATCAGGAACGCGTAGCGCTGCCGGTACGCAGCCTCGAACGCCTGCTGCATCGCGTCGACGCTGCCGGCCGGCACGTCGAGCGCCGAATCGGTGCCCTGGTAACGCAGGTGCACGCGCCGCTCGGTCGCGATCCGCTCCGGCGGCACGCCCTGTTCGAGCAGCGCGCCGACGGCCTCGTCGGCCAGCCGGTCGAGCGCCGCGTTCAGCGCCGGCAGCGACGCATCGGACAGCACGGCCTCGACCGCGCGCTCGCGCATCGCGGTCTGGTCGGCAAGACCCATCCCGTACGCGGACAGCACGCCCGCGAGCGGATGCGCGAACACCTGCGTCATCCCGAGCGCGTCGGCCACGCCGCACGCGTGCTGGCCGCCCGCGCCGCCGAACGTCGTCAGCACGTAGCGCGACACGTCGTGGCCGCGCT
Encoded here:
- the pdeR gene encoding cyclic di-GMP phosphodiesterase, which encodes MDDENDSAVLEAHVGTRSPCWRLGSDSNALELAAVRGLTNVAVALTVEQAARIRALTGVTSHLVLDIALFGEPVSLHLVGRKVDTTDWAGTACAYSDAVSVAGDLAHGLEFAEQVVSEVNSLVVILDRNGMVQRFNRLCEEVTGKREVDVIGRSAFELFMSPEQGAQSRSNITGFFASNHSFAVERYINTVNGPRLFQFRNKFVQSGSGVEEQFLICSGIDITEERNAQHRLTELANTDVLTGLPNRHAISERIHAAIADDSAVSRGQVGILFLDLDNFKRVNDHYGHITGDRLLQDVSTIISGCLPSGATLARLGGDEFLVLFEHGTRPLLEATAQIILERLRTPIHLGLMEVYTSCSIGIAMHPQHGDSLETLIRSADTAMYVAKEEGKHTYRVFSLEMNQKVAKYMWLDTNLRKALEEEQFVLHYQPVVDIATGDVHGVEALIRWQSPDRGLVAPVEFIRFAEESGLIAPLGRWVMRTAAAQAAAWKAKGLAIRIAVNLSARQLQDMNIVHQFASILDGAGLKPCLLDIELTESCFIEDEDSANGLMRQFRQLGAQIHLDDFGTGYSSLSQLSRLPLDAIKLDRTFITGIDRNPRSQALVRSVVSLAKALNFAVVAEGVETHAEADFLKQLDVDHAQGYYYARPMPAQAFEAWLAETRKLRLIA
- a CDS encoding hydantoinase B/oxoprolinase family protein, with product MTDRHLSPVPSDAARWQFWIDRGGTFTDIVARRPDGTLVTHKLLSENPEQYRDAAVAGIRHLLGLAHGEPITPAHVDMVKMGTTVATNALLERKGERTALATTRGFRDVLRIAYQNRPRLFDLDIVLPDALYETVVEIDERIGAHGDVVVPLDVESAEASLRRVFDTGVRALAIVLIHGYRHTAHERALAELARRIGFTQVSVSHEVSPLMKMVSRGDTTVVDAYLSPILRRYVEQVAHEMPGVNLQFMQSSGGLTRADAFQGKDAILSGPAGGIVGMVRAARAAGFGQVIGFDMGGTSTDVSHYNGEFERVFETQVAGVRMRAPMMSIHTVAAGGGSVLGFDGARLRVGPESAGANPGPAAYRRGGPLTVTDCNVMLGKIQPDHFPRVFGPHADQPLDRDGVVAKFEALADEIHAATGRRETPEALAEGFLEIAIGSMANAIKKISVQRGHDVSRYVLTTFGGAGGQHACGVADALGMTQVFAHPLAGVLSAYGMGLADQTAMRERAVEAVLSDASLPALNAALDRLADEAVGALLEQGVPPERIATERRVHLRYQGTDSALDVPAGSVDAMQQAFEAAYRQRYAFLMPGTPLVAELASVEAIGRSDAPVEIAPLAPRGDGAAAAPRADSAVRFYSGGRWHDAALYVRDTLLAGDAIDGPAIVAEKNGTTVVEPGWRARMTAQGNLVLTRTTPLPTRRSLGTDADPVRLEIFNNLFMSIAEQMGLRLQNTAYSVNIKERLDFSCAIFDGDGNLIANAPHMPVHLGSMGESIRTVIERNRGRMRDGDVFMLNDPYHGGTHLPDVTVITPVFADGADTPLFYVGSRGHHADIGGTTPGSMPPDSTHIDEEGVLIDNWQLVSAGVLRDADTRALLASGRYPARNVEQNMADLRAQVAANQKGVDELRRMVAQFGRDVVLAFMGHVQDNAEEAVRRVIGALQDGAYRYPLDNGAELRVAIRVDRAARRAEIDFTGTSAQLDNNFNAPKAVCMAAVLYVFRTLVGDDIPLNAGCLKPLTVIVPARSMLNPEYPAAVVSGNVETSSAITNALYGALGCVASSQGTMNNFTFGNDQYQYYETIAGGSGAGDGFAGVGAVQTHMTNSRLTDPEVLEWRYPVRLDSHRIRAGSGGGGRWRGGDGAVRRIRFLEPMTASILSNNRIHAPFGAAGGAAGALGRNTIERADGTVEALDHIGRAQMAPGDVFVVETPGGGGYGAAG